Below is a window of Culturomica massiliensis DNA.
CCGGATGTTCACGACAGTAATTATAATCATAAACAAAAGAAGTATCTATATGGTTTTCCCGGAATGCCAATAATTCCAGCCGATCGGTAAAATTATAATAAGGCTTGTAATCCGCAGCCTCATCCCCCTCGAAAGCATAAGCTACGTCCTGCATTTTAAAACGCCCCTCTGCTCCTGCCACCTCCCGGGAACATTCCTTTTCGTCCGTACAAGCTATACCCCCAAAAAGGATACACCCTATGATCCAATATCCGGTAATCTTCATCATTTTTGCGGTATTAAAGGAAAATCCGGCCATACGATATTCTGCCAATCGAAAGCGAAAAAATAAACGCAGGTAAATTCAAAACTCAACAATGCCCCGTAACTACTGTTTACGGTTGCAAACAAATTTACATACCGGTCCGGTAATAATTCTACCGGCACTAACTTTGTTCTTTCCTCCCCGTTCCGGGCATGAAACACCAGTTCAATTTCAGATGTTTCTCCGGCAGATGGAAAAATATATAAATCGAACAGAGCAGTAACCTGCTGGTGAGGTTTTTCATTTTTCACAATAAAAACCTCTGCCGGAGCATCCCCCGGTTCTGAATACTCACCTTCCAGCGTAATGCGACGGTCGATATTTTTCACCGACATACGGATCGTATCGATTTCCAGGGGGACACCGTCAATCTTTATAAACAAACGGCTGACAACATGGTGCAATTCGACCGCTACAGTCTCGATAACCTCTCCGACCGCCGTCTCCGTCTGCCCCAGAAAATAAGGCAGAGACAATCCGGTCTCCGGATAATTCAACCAGACGTCAGAAGGACGTGTGATACCCTCCTGTAATATACCCCCACTCTCAGCCCGTGCATTTCCTACAAAATAAAAACGGTACTTTCCGATCTCTAATTCCGTATCCAATAACTTTGATTCGGTATAAGTCGTTCCCGGAGATTTTCCCTCCTCCAATTCCCGGATTTCCTGCTCATTCAAATCTGCCAATTTATCGTAAAAGACATATTCCCCTTTCATATCCTGTTTGAAAGCAAATATTTGCAGATCTCTGATATAGGTCGCAAAATCATAAATTCCCCGGGTCGACATGCTCAACCTTATCATTTTTCGGTTTGCCGGCAAAGAAGAGGTATCATCGGAACAAGCCGCCAGTAATATTCCTGTCAAAAAAAAGAGTATATACCTCATATTCTTCAGATTTAAATCTTATCTCATTGCAAAAGGAAATCGGAAACAATGCTATTTTTCTTTACCGGCTTCACATCCGTACGCCCTACCGATTGAAAACGACAACTGACCTGAATATCCTCCGAACCCACCAAACGAAAAGAAACCGATTTTCCCTGATACAGTAGATTATCTGCCGCATCAAAACAACTCACATTCAGAAAAGAACTGTCCGTTGACGAGACAGACGGAAACGATTTAAAATGAATCGTCGGACTCGTTCCGGGCTGCAACTCTGTCAATTCTGTAAAAATTGGCGGTATAGCAGGCTTTTTCCGGATAACCAGATTTAAGTACACGCCCTCCGCCGTATTTTCCAAAACCGCCCGGATTCGTTTTACTTCCTGCGGCACCTGCTGTATTGTCAATGCAATCCGACAAGTAAGAATCAGAAAGGCAGAACCGATTCTTTTCTGTTCTCCGGCTTTTACATAACCCGACCCGTAATACAAATCAGGCGGCTGCACCCCTCCGGTATACTCAATCAAAGTACTGTCTTTCGTGCGTTGTCCCCCCATAAACCGGATATGTTCCGGTTCTCCGTTCCCGATTGTCACCAATTGATAATATCCTGCAGGTACACTGAAAATATGTTCGTCCGGATCCGCTTTCGGTCCTTCTATCCCTATCTGACATACCAGGGAATCTCCTTCTGCCAATTGACGAAAAAACAACACTTGCGAACTGTCTATTGTAACATCAGATGTCAACGTCAAACGGGTAAAAGGATCCGGGTCCGGTAAATTGCCGATTTCTCCGGTATTATCCGAACATCCGAAACAAAGGACACCCAAGCCGATTAACAATTTTCTCATTTATAGGGCTATAATTAGATGATTATTCCGGGTTCCTGATCTACATTCCACTCGACATCGGCTGAAATTGAAAGCGTCAAATCTACTTTCCATACCCCTCCCGACTGATTAGCATCGATGGTCGCTGTCAATTTCGTAATCGTATTACTCTTCAACGTATATTCATTCTGCAAGGGAATATCAATTACCTGTCCGTTATCGAGATAAAAAGTCAATGTAAAAGCAGACTGTTGTCCTGCAACCGTAGGCAAAGCGATCACTCCTATCGGCAACTGCGGCTGATCCTCCGTAAACATATACTCGTTCGACGAAACAACTGAAATAATCCGGTTACTCAGAAAATCTCCGGTCATATCGAATGCTCCGTATGTATTTTGAATTCCGACATCGATACGCTTCACCGCAGAAGGTACATTTTCCAGCGTCAGGTAAAACATAGCTACTTTCCGGAAAAGTGTCAATTGCGGCGTTACCGGCATAGCACTTCCCAATACGATCCGTTCCGTCTGTCCGAAAAACAGACGTGGTGCGGTATTACCCGATACGACCGAAGCAATTACCTGGTCCATCGTATTCCCGATAACAGCTCCGGTCAGATTCGCATTCTCTAACTCCATACCCGTCGAATCGAGCATATTTCCAAGCCCTACAATCATGTAATTACCGATAGGCAGATTATCGAAATCGACATCCTTCGGTTCTGTAAATCCGGCATTACTTCCGGTAGTGCTATTGGTTAATGCATCCAATTGCTCTTTATCCAGCGAAGCGGTTTCCGTCAACAAATAAATACCGTTCGTATTCTCCCGGAACAAAAACAAATCCAGAGATTTGACATAATTAATCAATTTTTCCCCCGTTACAGTTCCAACCCGTCCGGTAACCGATAATTCTATTCTCCCGGGACCTTCACCCGGTTTTCCCGATTGGTCGCTATTGTCATCATTACATGCCGCCAGTAAAACGACACCTAAAATAAATATCACTCCATAAAAACGTCTCATAATATTTAATTTTAAATCAATGTATCACAAACTTTTCCCGGTTCCTGCACCCGTGATTTATAATCCATTATAACATTCAGGCACAATATCCCCGTGTGCTATTTATACCCTAATAACGGACAGTTAGTTACACAATACCGGAAAATTATAAAACCAGCCGGATTACAGATTTTAAATAGAACTTCGAAAACAAAGTTGAGAAAGGGAAACGATCGGATTGATTATAAACCGTAAATTGTAAATCAAAAATGCAAAAATTCCGTAAAACCCGAAGAAGTTATATCTTTGTTTCACGATAAACCGATTGGAACCATGCTAATTATTCTTTCACCTGCCAAGTCAATGGATATGAATCCGGTAGCCAATGCCCCTGCCGGAACGAAACCGCAATTTCAGAGCGATGCAGAATTTATCGCATCCAAAATGCAGGAATATTCCCGTGACCAACTACAAATTCTACTTCAGATCAGTAATAAGCTTACAGATATCAATTATGAAAGATACAGGGATTTCGGCTTGAATACGACACCGGCAAAACCGGCTTTACTGGCCTATACGGGAAATGTTTTCCAACACATCAATCCGTCTACATTTACCGATAAAGATTTCCGGTATGCACAAGACCACCTGCGCATCATCTCAACCCTATACGGTCTCGTCAAACCACTCGACTTAATCAAAGCCTATCGCATTGCTTTCAAAATAAAACTGAAAGGAATAGAAGAAAAAGATTTATACGAATACTGGTTGCCCAAACTCACCACCCCCTTAATTGAAGCGACACAAAAAAGCGGGAATATTTTAATTAACCTGGCCAGCCTGGATGTTCTCGGAGCCTTGGATATGAAAATGCTGAACGAGAAAGTCAGGGTCATTACGCCGGAATTTAAAGAATTTCGGAATGGGAAATATGAAACCATCCGTACTTACGCTAAAATGGCCCGGGGTGAAATGACCCGTTACATCCTGTTAAACCGAATCGAAGAACCGGAAAAAATCAAGCAATTCGAATGGGATGCTTTCCGATTTAATGCAAAACTTTCCGATAATACGAATTACATCTTCGTAAAATCTTAATAAAATGCAAATTCGGAAAGACAATAGAATTGTTTTTAATGAGCCCCGCAGATTTCGCCGATTCTACAAATTTATTTCCGATTTCCGATATCGGATATACAATTGGAATTAACCCTTTTCCGGGAAAACGTTCTGTTGAAGCAAAAAAATCTGTTTTAAACAAAATAAAGCAAAATAACCATTGCTACTGCAAAAGAATCAAAAATCAAAATTACACAAATGAGTCCGTCCCAGCGTGTAATTTTATGCGGATCTTTCAAACTTGCAGGCTACATTTTTCTATGCTTTACGAAAATCCGTTCTTTCCATAGAAGGAAGGACAAGGAATAGCCTTGTACTTTTTCTTGGTGCTATTCCAGAAAAGAAACATAAACGACACTTCATGCGCCCCGTTACCTACGGTTTCCAGTTTAGATATCGTCCAATCGAAACTATAAGCGACCCGGAAATATTTCGTATCATAGCCAACCATAAAAAGCATGGCGCTCAACGGACGATCGAAATTCTGACGATACCAGGCCCCCGCTATAAAATCTCCATACGTACAATAAGCCCCGTAGTTCATTTGTTGGTGAACACTTTGTTTCTGATACATCAAAAGAGGATTTATTGTCAACTTCACCGGCCAATGCAAACCGAACATTTTCCCGCTTCTCACCCCGATCTCCATCCCGGCATGTACTGTATATTTCATCGGTAAATGGGCATCACTTCCAAAAGCCAGAGAAGGCTCTCCGATATGCTGTACCGAAGCACCAAAATGATAAGGTCCGAAAAAACCGAGTACTCCCGCACTGAAATCACAGGTAACTTTTTTATATTTCTGCGGGTCATCGGCAGGATTATGCGGATAAATCGAACCGTAAATCGGATCGATCATATCAGGAAATTCCAATTTCGACATGTCCAGGGAATTCTGTATCATCGAAGCTCCTACCGCAAACCGCAAACCGGCATCTTCCGGACGAATCTTCACCAAATAAGAATACATCCCGCTTACGGTCAATGTTTTCAATGCTCCGG
It encodes the following:
- a CDS encoding YaaA family protein, which translates into the protein MLIILSPAKSMDMNPVANAPAGTKPQFQSDAEFIASKMQEYSRDQLQILLQISNKLTDINYERYRDFGLNTTPAKPALLAYTGNVFQHINPSTFTDKDFRYAQDHLRIISTLYGLVKPLDLIKAYRIAFKIKLKGIEEKDLYEYWLPKLTTPLIEATQKSGNILINLASLDVLGALDMKMLNEKVRVITPEFKEFRNGKYETIRTYAKMARGEMTRYILLNRIEEPEKIKQFEWDAFRFNAKLSDNTNYIFVKS
- a CDS encoding FimB/Mfa2 family fimbrial subunit, with the translated sequence MRRFYGVIFILGVVLLAACNDDNSDQSGKPGEGPGRIELSVTGRVGTVTGEKLINYVKSLDLFLFRENTNGIYLLTETASLDKEQLDALTNSTTGSNAGFTEPKDVDFDNLPIGNYMIVGLGNMLDSTGMELENANLTGAVIGNTMDQVIASVVSGNTAPRLFFGQTERIVLGSAMPVTPQLTLFRKVAMFYLTLENVPSAVKRIDVGIQNTYGAFDMTGDFLSNRIISVVSSNEYMFTEDQPQLPIGVIALPTVAGQQSAFTLTFYLDNGQVIDIPLQNEYTLKSNTITKLTATIDANQSGGVWKVDLTLSISADVEWNVDQEPGIII
- a CDS encoding PorP/SprF family type IX secretion system membrane protein translates to MWRLLCILLFIGGGRLCAQDLQYSQFFANQLDLNPAFAGSQQYHRIIMNYRNQWPEMGNPYVTYSFSFDTHLYKWNSGVGVRIEQDRQGAGALKTLTVSGMYSYLVKIRPEDAGLRFAVGASMIQNSLDMSKLEFPDMIDPIYGSIYPHNPADDPQKYKKVTCDFSAGVLGFFGPYHFGASVQHIGEPSLAFGSDAHLPMKYTVHAGMEIGVRSGKMFGLHWPVKLTINPLLMYQKQSVHQQMNYGAYCTYGDFIAGAWYRQNFDRPLSAMLFMVGYDTKYFRVAYSFDWTISKLETVGNGAHEVSFMFLFWNSTKKKYKAIPCPSFYGKNGFS